The sequence ATGAAAGGCGACCGGAATAAATGTATTGATGCCGGCGCGAATGATTATCTGGCAAAACCCGTTGATACGGATAAATTGCTTTCCATGCTGAGGGTCTGGTTATATTAATGAATAGTGCCGGGGAAAATATTAAAAATGAGCAGATTGAAATTAAGCTGCTGCTTGAAGCGGTTAGTCTGAAATATGGCTATGATTTTAAAAATTATTCTTTTGCACATTTAAAGCGCAGACTTAAAAAGCGTCTGAACTTGAGTGATATGGACAATTTTTCACAAATGCAGCATCGTTTAATTTACGATGAGTCCTTTTTTAATCTGCTTTTACTTGATTTGTCGATCAATGTGACGGAGATGTTCAGAGACCCGTGGGTGTATAAAAAAATCAGGGAAACCGTTATCCCTGTTTTGAAGACCTATCCATACATAAAGGTCTGGCATGCAGGTTGTTCAACCGGGCAGGAAGTCTATTCAATGGCTATTCTTCTTGAAGAGGAAGGTATGAAGAAAAGAGCCCAGCTGTATGCAACGGATTTTAATGAATTAATTTTATCCAAGGCCAAAGACGGTATCTACCCGATGGATGTGATGCGTGAATATATAAATAATTATCGCAAATCGGGCGGAAAAAAAGATTTTTCAGACTATTATGCTGCTGACTATA comes from uncultured Desulfobacter sp. and encodes:
- a CDS encoding protein-glutamate O-methyltransferase CheR, yielding MNSAGENIKNEQIEIKLLLEAVSLKYGYDFKNYSFAHLKRRLKKRLNLSDMDNFSQMQHRLIYDESFFNLLLLDLSINVTEMFRDPWVYKKIRETVIPVLKTYPYIKVWHAGCSTGQEVYSMAILLEEEGMKKRAQLYATDFNELILSKAKDGIYPMDVMREYINNYRKSGGKKDFSDYYAADYSHAVIKRGLRDKILFSSHNLVTDGVFGEMNLIFCRNVFIYFDKDLQNRVLKLFHDSLCPGGFLCLGTKESIKFTELSDAFESVCDQEKIYRKRR